One genomic region from Oceaniferula flava encodes:
- a CDS encoding PEP-CTERM sorting domain-containing protein (PEP-CTERM proteins occur, often in large numbers, in the proteomes of bacteria that also encode an exosortase, a predicted intramembrane cysteine proteinase. The presence of a PEP-CTERM domain at a protein's C-terminus predicts cleavage within the sorting domain, followed by covalent anchoring to some some component of the (usually Gram-negative) cell surface. Many PEP-CTERM proteins exhibit an unusual sequence composition that includes large numbers of potential glycosylation sites. Expression of one such protein has been shown restore the ability of a bacterium to form floc, a type of biofilm.), whose protein sequence is MSTGSYEIRWDSGNQGINMTVVPEPSSTALLGMSAIALFTRRRRK, encoded by the coding sequence ATGTCCACAGGCAGCTACGAAATCCGCTGGGACTCCGGGAACCAGGGGATCAATATGACTGTTGTGCCGGAGCCATCATCCACAGCCTTGTTAGGCATGAGCGCAATCGCCCTCTTCACCCGTCGCCGCAGGAAATAG
- a CDS encoding toll/interleukin-1 receptor domain-containing protein, with protein MSSSAKKYWAFISYRHSDNKELDRDWASWLHKSIETYDVPAELIGTKNDHGDIIPDRIYPVFRDEESLPANSNLDDSITAALNNSRFLVALCSPRAVESKYVAQEIEHFKNTDKGDRIIGGIIAGEPGHPINECFPEPIRKIANKNGEHIEPIAADFRLLDGSEGYTSAESYKKLILKNLPKKEALKKADQYEERLQLMKLKIIAGILGVPLETIRDRDKAYQLLKAKKRQKVLVSVITAISLLAIAAGYFGYLNEKNAELAEEQRDNAQEKETQARKNLARSDFLLAYENWQKRSYKTSLAYLTRSLQNNPKDIEAAQFAWSIVNRGGVYFPNQCVAFDNSLIGGVFSKTADSVTAIDNSGSVFAKDIVTGNQKEIIQFKLPKDEDAYLVAAKSSDSQRLNILTENNSIAIDTETFKPFQIDQDKKSESLESLKIDEILEEFESTEELESDKIVDGYATDGVLTILDIPSNHQENFSKYFKQSKGNDIILKSVSTSRFGSTLILLNEKQFGWLDGRPVYKYHYAKSQQVLFIEREGYYGSNSIEALIMGADKPFVVDLFTTSPGDPMTLALSADHNYFAIQRGSEVTVMQTASLKKWQGFEKGNGRRGYDDFVQNSEGIISVSGELLDLSNVNNDKMGKLLTTTGVFEFNLQSISIDREWQVGNPKNYEETTFYSISGEFAITSYGKNKSISKIKTSNFPTNANDSVTFHAKDYPFIKDLTYDNRLAADGSWFMGTNLESANIVDQDSYKIYLFDINKKKVINYSTHTRQELLWVSDSESWMLRARRINKESYKIELFTDIKDKDSLITILLPKKITAAPDISVTDSHIYLSSNSDLIEIPIQHPAQFRMLSLQEFQQLYENLEIKYDQTQQIFVHVPNNLTESKAMNATGLRDDVFAPIYNTLHKGHKGLKYCEISSDWAARGSEGRLIILSDDQSRVLDHGYSGMSTTMSENGDAAVSLSNERPAMIWCPTPRDLNHYTMLPELLQHFSGCTLDPNGNLLNIGSQSIMNSKISTPCRSWKQLAKLLGFQN; from the coding sequence ATGTCATCTTCAGCTAAAAAATACTGGGCTTTTATATCCTATCGACATTCTGACAATAAAGAGTTAGATCGTGACTGGGCATCTTGGTTGCATAAATCTATAGAGACTTATGATGTACCAGCCGAGCTAATTGGAACAAAAAATGACCACGGTGATATTATACCTGACCGCATTTATCCAGTGTTTCGAGATGAAGAATCGCTGCCAGCAAACTCTAATCTGGATGATTCTATTACCGCGGCCCTTAATAACTCACGATTTCTCGTCGCTCTCTGTTCGCCCCGCGCCGTAGAGAGCAAATATGTCGCTCAAGAGATTGAACATTTTAAAAACACAGATAAAGGAGACCGAATAATCGGAGGAATAATAGCAGGTGAACCTGGACACCCTATAAACGAATGCTTCCCCGAACCCATTCGTAAGATAGCAAACAAAAATGGTGAACACATCGAACCTATTGCGGCCGACTTCCGTCTACTAGATGGCTCCGAAGGCTACACCTCTGCCGAATCTTACAAAAAGCTAATCCTAAAAAATCTACCAAAAAAAGAAGCTCTCAAAAAGGCTGATCAATATGAAGAACGTCTTCAGTTGATGAAATTAAAAATCATAGCTGGTATACTAGGTGTCCCTTTAGAAACGATACGCGACAGAGATAAGGCATATCAACTACTCAAAGCAAAGAAGAGACAGAAAGTTTTAGTATCTGTAATCACTGCTATTTCTCTACTAGCTATTGCTGCTGGATACTTTGGGTATCTTAATGAGAAAAATGCAGAGTTAGCTGAGGAACAGAGAGATAATGCCCAAGAAAAAGAAACTCAAGCCAGAAAGAACCTAGCTAGATCAGATTTTCTTTTAGCTTATGAAAATTGGCAAAAACGTAGCTATAAAACCAGTCTAGCTTATCTTACACGCTCACTACAGAACAACCCAAAAGATATCGAGGCTGCTCAATTCGCTTGGTCCATCGTTAACCGAGGAGGTGTTTATTTTCCGAATCAATGTGTTGCATTCGATAATTCCCTCATAGGAGGGGTTTTCAGTAAGACAGCAGACTCAGTTACTGCTATTGACAATTCGGGCTCTGTTTTCGCAAAGGATATCGTCACGGGTAACCAAAAAGAAATAATACAGTTCAAGCTACCTAAAGATGAAGATGCTTATCTTGTCGCTGCAAAATCTAGCGACTCTCAGCGTCTCAATATCCTAACCGAGAATAATTCTATAGCAATCGATACAGAAACATTTAAGCCATTCCAAATTGACCAAGATAAAAAAAGTGAAAGCCTTGAAAGTTTAAAAATAGATGAAATCTTAGAAGAGTTTGAATCAACTGAGGAACTTGAATCTGATAAAATAGTCGATGGATATGCCACTGACGGCGTTCTCACTATACTTGATATTCCATCAAACCATCAGGAAAATTTTTCTAAATACTTTAAACAGTCTAAAGGTAACGACATAATCTTGAAATCTGTCAGCACTTCAAGATTTGGATCCACCTTAATATTACTTAATGAAAAACAATTTGGATGGCTAGATGGACGACCAGTATACAAATACCACTATGCGAAATCACAACAAGTGCTATTCATTGAGAGGGAGGGGTACTACGGGTCTAATAGCATAGAAGCTTTGATCATGGGGGCTGATAAACCGTTCGTCGTTGATCTGTTTACTACATCTCCTGGTGATCCGATGACATTAGCCCTCTCGGCTGATCATAATTATTTCGCAATTCAACGAGGAAGTGAAGTTACAGTCATGCAAACAGCAAGCCTCAAAAAATGGCAAGGCTTTGAAAAAGGCAATGGTCGACGAGGATATGATGATTTCGTCCAAAATAGCGAAGGCATCATATCTGTCAGTGGTGAGCTTCTTGATTTAAGTAATGTTAATAATGATAAAATGGGTAAATTACTTACGACTACAGGAGTATTCGAATTTAACCTCCAAAGCATTTCAATCGATAGAGAATGGCAGGTAGGCAACCCGAAAAATTATGAAGAGACTACATTCTATTCTATCTCAGGAGAGTTTGCTATTACAAGTTATGGCAAAAATAAATCGATCTCAAAAATCAAGACCTCGAATTTCCCGACTAATGCGAATGACTCAGTGACTTTTCATGCTAAAGACTATCCATTCATAAAAGATCTAACTTACGATAATAGATTAGCAGCTGACGGTAGTTGGTTCATGGGGACAAATTTAGAAAGTGCTAACATTGTCGATCAAGATTCATACAAAATTTATCTGTTCGACATCAATAAAAAAAAGGTGATTAACTACAGTACACATACCCGCCAAGAACTCCTTTGGGTCTCAGATTCAGAATCTTGGATGTTAAGAGCGAGGCGTATAAACAAAGAATCATATAAAATTGAATTGTTCACCGACATTAAAGATAAAGATTCGCTTATCACAATTCTACTTCCCAAAAAAATCACCGCCGCTCCTGATATATCAGTAACTGATAGTCATATATACCTGTCTTCTAATTCAGATCTTATTGAAATCCCTATCCAGCACCCAGCACAATTCCGAATGTTGAGCTTACAGGAATTCCAACAACTTTATGAAAATCTTGAAATAAAATATGATCAAACTCAGCAAATTTTTGTTCACGTGCCCAATAACCTCACTGAATCTAAAGCTATGAACGCGACTGGCCTAAGAGATGATGTCTTCGCACCTATTTACAACACACTCCACAAGGGACATAAAGGACTCAAATACTGTGAAATTTCTTCAGATTGGGCTGCTCGTGGTTCCGAGGGCCGCCTCATCATACTTTCAGACGATCAATCCAGAGTTTTAGACCACGGCTACAGCGGAATGAGTACGACAATGTCCGAAAATGGAGATGCAGCAGTGTCTTTATCTAATGAGAGACCCGCAATGATATGGTGTCCTACACCACGTGACTTAAATCATTATACAATGCTCCCAGAGTTACTACAGCATTTCTCAGGCTGCACTTTAGATCCGAATGGAAACCTACTAAATATTGGCTCACAATCTATAATGAATTCCAAGATCAGCACCCCATGTCGAAGCTGGAAGCAACTAGCAAAGCTACTGGGCTTTCAAAATTAG
- a CDS encoding serine protease yields MREWNDIIAELETAANEFDRLLVGKLTDELIEWLRSDQPVNSALGENEWIRPLNILKGRRYFDLLVRLAEALRQTGYSTLKSRRIFAQALIELGLLTTAIDVLERLSVDCLEAANDSEYSEARGLLGRAYKQTFVELTNSQPANPTFQHNLILAIQEYHAIYQSDPEKHYWHGINVVALLKWAERNGVTISAEFGTPDALASNTLKSLFPDGFYESNPEADPWQCATAAEACIALGDYETALKFVLAYTADKLREKFNIDAFEYASTLRQLEEIWQFSPDDDHQSRILHLLRSVLLGQEGGQVNLTSLGRELKSVNELSEDMNFEAVLGTERFKSFRWYRKGLQRAASVVKVSNRMDECFGTGFVIKASLISEKIASQWVLVTNAHVMSEEEAERNPVNSTTKALHPSQVIVTFEARDDPSEYTIEEVLFSSGRGKLDCTIATFTGNPDFQDELPITKIHPIFDNDSRVYIIGHPKGGGLSFSLHDNKVLGHQDHLLHYRAPTEGGSSGSPVFTDDWDLFAVHHAGGGHIPKLDGSDETYAANEGIAFRAILDAARDVIEGE; encoded by the coding sequence GTGAGAGAATGGAATGATATTATTGCTGAATTAGAGACTGCTGCAAATGAGTTTGATCGCTTGCTTGTTGGCAAACTAACCGATGAATTAATCGAATGGCTCAGGAGTGATCAACCTGTAAACTCAGCCTTGGGAGAAAACGAGTGGATTAGGCCACTTAATATTCTTAAAGGACGCCGCTATTTTGACCTGTTAGTTCGTCTAGCTGAAGCTCTACGCCAAACTGGCTATTCTACGTTAAAGTCCAGGCGAATCTTTGCTCAAGCTCTGATTGAACTTGGTTTGCTAACTACGGCGATCGATGTATTGGAAAGGCTATCTGTGGATTGTCTAGAGGCAGCTAACGATTCTGAGTACAGCGAAGCACGTGGCCTCTTGGGACGGGCCTATAAGCAGACGTTTGTAGAGCTTACTAACTCTCAACCGGCAAATCCTACATTTCAGCATAATCTCATACTGGCGATTCAGGAATACCATGCTATCTACCAGTCAGATCCTGAAAAACACTATTGGCATGGCATCAATGTCGTGGCTCTCCTGAAATGGGCTGAGCGAAATGGTGTGACAATCAGCGCTGAGTTCGGAACCCCGGATGCGCTAGCTTCTAACACCCTCAAGTCACTATTTCCTGATGGATTTTATGAATCAAATCCAGAAGCTGATCCTTGGCAGTGCGCAACAGCGGCTGAAGCTTGCATTGCGCTTGGTGATTACGAGACGGCTCTAAAATTTGTTCTCGCTTATACTGCTGACAAACTACGGGAAAAGTTCAACATCGACGCTTTCGAATACGCCAGCACACTTCGACAATTAGAGGAAATCTGGCAATTTTCTCCTGATGACGATCATCAATCTAGGATTCTTCACCTGCTACGCTCTGTTCTGCTGGGTCAGGAGGGAGGCCAAGTGAATCTTACCTCACTAGGACGTGAACTAAAATCTGTTAACGAGCTATCAGAAGACATGAACTTTGAAGCGGTGTTAGGCACTGAACGTTTCAAAAGCTTTCGCTGGTATCGCAAGGGCCTGCAACGAGCAGCAAGTGTCGTCAAAGTCTCTAATCGTATGGACGAATGCTTCGGTACCGGCTTTGTAATTAAAGCCAGTCTCATCTCAGAAAAGATTGCCTCACAATGGGTACTGGTTACGAACGCTCACGTAATGAGTGAGGAAGAAGCCGAAAGAAATCCTGTTAATTCCACGACAAAAGCATTGCATCCATCGCAAGTAATCGTGACATTCGAGGCAAGAGACGATCCTAGCGAATACACTATTGAGGAGGTTCTTTTTTCCTCAGGACGTGGTAAGTTGGATTGTACCATAGCGACTTTCACCGGCAATCCTGATTTCCAAGATGAACTGCCAATCACAAAAATTCATCCCATTTTTGATAATGATTCACGAGTCTATATTATCGGTCACCCAAAAGGAGGAGGGTTATCATTTTCCCTGCATGACAATAAGGTCTTAGGACACCAAGACCATCTACTTCATTACCGAGCTCCCACTGAAGGTGGAAGCTCTGGGAGTCCAGTGTTCACTGATGATTGGGACCTCTTTGCTGTTCATCACGCTGGTGGTGGACATATTCCGAAACTTGACGGCAGCGATGAAACTTATGCTGCGAACGAGGGTATCGCATTTCGCGCAATTCTAGATGCTGCACGAGATGTTATTGAGGGTGAATAA
- a CDS encoding TIR domain-containing protein, with amino-acid sequence MSLPRTFVGFSSTDIRYYRLMQAWKANTHIDFSFTDCQLGNEINSANEAYIKRKCRERINMAGTFAVLIGQDTRTKHKYVRWEMEVAIEKNCRIIGINLDGSRRVVDTTCPPIIRNIGAIFIPFSPKIVAFALKDYVMKTDDDYHYKDSVYDTL; translated from the coding sequence ATGAGTTTACCAAGAACGTTTGTTGGCTTCAGTAGCACTGACATTAGGTACTACCGACTTATGCAGGCTTGGAAGGCTAACACGCATATCGACTTCAGTTTCACCGACTGCCAACTTGGAAATGAAATCAATTCTGCAAATGAAGCATACATCAAAAGGAAATGCAGAGAGCGTATTAATATGGCCGGAACTTTTGCAGTTCTGATAGGTCAGGATACTCGAACGAAACATAAATATGTTCGTTGGGAGATGGAAGTCGCTATCGAAAAGAACTGCCGAATAATAGGGATAAATCTAGATGGGTCGCGAAGAGTTGTTGATACTACCTGTCCTCCAATCATCCGAAATATCGGCGCTATCTTTATTCCGTTTTCTCCAAAAATAGTTGCATTTGCACTAAAGGATTACGTGATGAAGACTGATGATGACTATCACTATAAAGATTCAGTCTACGATACCCTCTGA
- a CDS encoding toll/interleukin-1 receptor domain-containing protein, giving the protein MSGCTAPVRGHHSASAAANCPACRGRNRGYGGYGGYSSYTAPSYHTSHTGSMGGGGGSSNAQPSWSSASSTVTYTSAEVRALTPVRRTVETRAPKPDTRDVFLCHAWDDREGAATQLHDELESSGVSVWFSQKDVLLGSSLLREIDKGLAKSRVGIVLVTPSFLDRVRGEGIADKELSVLLARDLLIPIVHNTTYEALRDVSPLLGSRTGLNTGDDSMEVIATKLAELVTVDL; this is encoded by the coding sequence ATGAGTGGATGTACAGCACCAGTAAGAGGCCATCATTCAGCAAGTGCTGCTGCGAATTGTCCTGCATGCCGAGGCCGAAATAGGGGCTATGGTGGCTATGGTGGCTATTCGTCATACACTGCACCATCGTACCATACATCACACACAGGCAGCATGGGTGGTGGTGGTGGATCCAGCAACGCACAGCCGAGTTGGTCGTCAGCCAGTTCAACCGTAACTTACACAAGTGCCGAGGTGCGTGCCCTAACCCCAGTTCGCCGCACTGTTGAAACTCGAGCACCCAAGCCAGACACGCGAGATGTCTTTCTCTGCCACGCGTGGGACGATAGGGAAGGTGCAGCTACGCAGTTACACGATGAACTGGAGTCAAGTGGGGTCTCAGTTTGGTTCAGCCAGAAGGATGTGCTTCTCGGCTCTAGCTTACTCCGCGAAATCGATAAAGGGTTGGCAAAGTCGAGAGTAGGAATTGTGTTGGTAACTCCATCCTTTCTCGATCGTGTTCGCGGAGAGGGCATTGCCGATAAAGAACTTTCAGTTCTCCTAGCTCGTGATCTTCTCATTCCTATCGTTCATAATACAACGTATGAGGCTCTCCGTGATGTGAGTCCGCTACTCGGCTCGCGAACGGGCCTAAACACAGGAGATGATTCGATGGAGGTAATCGCGACCAAGCTTGCCGAACTGGTGACTGTCGATCTATGA
- a CDS encoding ribonucleoside-diphosphate reductase subunit alpha, with amino-acid sequence MYRSISLAEDLALKKVITDRAIKASNEDPSAKEDRFDWCGVLGEKSAERVPSIIVTTGNEEEELSLAKVADTIGNALADLLVSRQTKEDSIFNDENRTFVSNVAHSVATSLTEQVKEGGQLRLSQNDLYLLIEKALIENDAHDVAKSLVFSRSFEENGEVIVSEEPHTMPVRLIRRSGNVVPWSQTKIEIAVRKAFLSIHEDPEPAVQIANAVTEAVRNGDSAFAHIESVQDIVQEELMRQGYFKAAEAYILYRAQRAQMRIDEEPAEDPNQESMVVVTDADGNTEFWDGTELKKRIHFATIGLELNLSDSEIEQELRRSIGAEITRDALKSTIILNAKSLIEKDADFAKFAGRILLSYIYEEVLNWNILTDGIRALKNAHQAQFKKYLQHGIKIKRISPEVVAKYDLKKLAEALDPTADLDFDYLGIQTLYDRYLIVDKTGEKPRRLETPQFFWMRVSMGLFRAEEEGREDWAIRLYNLYKGRRFCSSTPTLFNSGTLHSQLSSCYLYKVDDSIESIMQRGIAENAYLSKWAGGLGGSWTAVRGTGGYIQGTNGESQGIIPFLKLHNDQLVAVNQGGKRRGSGCAYLESWHNDIEDFLELRKNTGDERRRCHDMNTANWIPDLFMKRMEARQEWSLFRTNETPDLHDLYGKAFEVRYEEYEKMAAEGKIWTRKVPAIELWKGMLKMIFETGHPWITFKDPCNLRSPQDHCGVIHSSNLCTEITLNTSDEETAVCNLGSVVLDTHITKDGSLDHDMLKETITVAIRALDNVIDINFYPTEAAKTANSRHRPIGMGVMGLQNALYKKGLSFASDAAVEFNDEFMEAIAYYAYNASSELAKEHGTYSTYKGSKWDRGLMPQDTVDALEDERGVKIDVPRGAKMDWTHLREKIAQHGMRNSNVLAIAPTATISNIMGTTPCIEPNYKNLYVKSNLSGDFIVLNRELVNDLKKENLWNQEMLDQLKYFDGELTDIEDIPDALKEKHKTVFGVGYEAIIDAAARRQKWIDQSQSVNLFLASPDMKTLSHMYRRAWHTGLKTTYYLRTLQASNIEKSTVDVKQAAQQKTYTAAEKNACSIEAMMNGGECEACQ; translated from the coding sequence ATGTATCGTTCCATCTCACTCGCCGAAGACCTCGCCCTGAAGAAAGTCATTACCGACCGCGCCATCAAAGCCAGCAACGAAGATCCGTCCGCCAAGGAAGATCGATTCGATTGGTGCGGCGTCCTGGGTGAGAAATCGGCCGAGCGTGTGCCGTCGATCATCGTCACCACCGGCAACGAGGAGGAGGAACTCTCGCTGGCCAAGGTTGCCGATACCATCGGTAATGCCCTGGCCGACTTGCTGGTTTCCCGCCAGACTAAGGAGGACAGCATTTTCAACGATGAGAACCGGACCTTCGTTTCCAATGTCGCCCACAGCGTCGCCACTTCCCTCACCGAGCAGGTGAAAGAGGGCGGTCAGCTCCGCCTTTCCCAGAACGATCTCTACCTGCTGATTGAAAAAGCCCTGATCGAGAACGATGCCCACGATGTTGCCAAGTCGCTGGTCTTCTCGCGTTCCTTCGAGGAAAATGGCGAGGTCATCGTCTCCGAGGAGCCGCACACCATGCCCGTCCGCCTGATCCGCCGCAGCGGCAATGTGGTGCCATGGTCGCAGACCAAGATCGAGATCGCCGTGCGCAAGGCCTTCCTCTCCATCCACGAGGACCCGGAGCCAGCCGTGCAGATTGCCAATGCCGTCACCGAGGCCGTCCGCAATGGCGACTCCGCCTTCGCCCACATCGAGAGCGTCCAGGACATCGTCCAGGAGGAGCTCATGCGTCAGGGGTATTTCAAGGCAGCCGAGGCCTACATCCTCTACCGCGCCCAGCGCGCCCAGATGCGCATCGATGAAGAACCCGCCGAGGACCCGAACCAGGAGTCCATGGTCGTGGTCACCGATGCCGATGGCAACACCGAGTTCTGGGACGGAACCGAGCTGAAGAAGCGCATCCACTTCGCCACCATCGGCCTGGAGCTGAACCTCAGCGACTCCGAGATCGAGCAGGAACTCCGTCGCTCGATCGGTGCGGAAATCACCCGCGACGCCCTGAAGTCCACCATCATTCTCAATGCCAAGTCGCTGATCGAAAAAGACGCTGACTTCGCCAAGTTTGCCGGCCGCATCCTGCTTTCCTACATCTACGAGGAGGTGCTGAACTGGAACATCCTCACCGATGGCATCCGCGCCCTGAAGAATGCCCACCAGGCACAATTCAAGAAATACCTCCAGCACGGTATCAAGATCAAACGCATCTCGCCGGAGGTCGTCGCCAAATACGATCTCAAGAAGCTCGCCGAAGCGCTCGATCCCACCGCCGACCTCGATTTCGACTACTTGGGTATCCAGACCCTCTACGATCGCTACCTGATCGTCGACAAGACTGGGGAAAAGCCACGCCGCCTTGAGACTCCGCAGTTCTTCTGGATGCGCGTTTCCATGGGTTTGTTCCGCGCCGAGGAAGAAGGCCGCGAGGACTGGGCCATCCGCCTATACAACCTCTACAAAGGTCGCCGCTTCTGCTCCTCCACACCCACCCTCTTTAACTCCGGCACCCTCCACTCCCAGCTCTCCTCCTGCTACCTCTACAAGGTGGACGACTCCATTGAGTCCATCATGCAGCGCGGCATCGCAGAGAACGCCTACCTCAGTAAATGGGCCGGCGGCCTCGGCGGATCATGGACCGCAGTCCGTGGCACCGGCGGCTACATCCAGGGCACCAACGGTGAGTCCCAAGGCATCATCCCATTCCTCAAGCTGCACAACGATCAGCTCGTCGCCGTTAACCAGGGCGGAAAACGCCGCGGCTCCGGCTGCGCCTACCTCGAAAGCTGGCACAACGACATCGAGGATTTCCTCGAACTCCGCAAGAACACCGGTGACGAACGCCGCCGCTGTCACGACATGAACACCGCGAACTGGATTCCCGATCTGTTCATGAAGCGCATGGAAGCCCGCCAGGAATGGTCCCTCTTCCGCACCAACGAAACTCCCGACCTGCACGATCTCTACGGCAAGGCCTTCGAAGTCCGCTACGAGGAATACGAGAAAATGGCTGCCGAAGGAAAAATCTGGACCCGCAAGGTGCCAGCCATCGAACTCTGGAAAGGCATGCTCAAGATGATCTTCGAGACCGGTCACCCATGGATCACCTTCAAGGACCCATGCAACCTCCGCTCACCGCAAGACCACTGCGGCGTCATCCACAGCTCCAACCTCTGCACCGAGATCACGCTGAACACTTCAGACGAAGAAACCGCCGTCTGTAACCTCGGCTCCGTCGTCCTGGACACCCACATCACCAAAGACGGCTCCCTCGATCACGACATGCTCAAGGAGACCATCACCGTGGCCATCCGCGCGCTCGATAACGTCATCGACATCAACTTCTACCCCACCGAAGCCGCCAAGACAGCTAACAGCCGTCACCGCCCCATCGGCATGGGAGTCATGGGCCTGCAGAACGCCCTCTACAAAAAAGGCCTCTCCTTCGCCTCCGATGCTGCCGTTGAGTTCAACGATGAGTTCATGGAAGCCATCGCCTACTACGCCTACAATGCCTCCAGCGAACTCGCCAAAGAGCACGGCACCTACTCCACCTACAAAGGCTCCAAGTGGGACCGCGGCCTGATGCCACAAGACACCGTGGACGCCCTCGAAGACGAACGCGGCGTGAAGATCGATGTGCCACGCGGCGCCAAGATGGACTGGACCCACCTGCGCGAGAAGATCGCCCAGCACGGCATGCGCAACTCCAACGTCCTCGCCATCGCCCCGACGGCCACCATCTCCAACATCATGGGCACCACCCCATGCATCGAGCCGAACTACAAGAACCTCTACGTGAAGTCCAACCTCTCCGGAGACTTCATCGTGCTCAACCGCGAGCTCGTCAACGACCTCAAGAAAGAGAACCTCTGGAACCAGGAAATGCTCGATCAGCTGAAATACTTCGACGGTGAACTCACCGACATTGAAGACATCCCAGATGCTCTCAAGGAGAAACACAAAACCGTCTTCGGAGTAGGCTACGAAGCCATCATCGACGCCGCTGCCCGACGCCAGAAGTGGATCGACCAATCCCAGTCAGTCAACCTCTTCCTAGCCAGCCCAGACATGAAGACCCTGTCCCACATGTATCGCCGAGCCTGGCACACCGGCCTAAAAACCACCTACTACCTCCGCACCCTCCAAGCCAGCAACATCGAGAAATCCACCGTCGACGTCAAACAAGCCGCCCAACAAAAAACCTACACCGCCGCCGAGAAAAACGCCTGCTCAATCGAAGCCATGATGAACGGTGGCGAGTGTGAGGCTTGTCAGTAA
- a CDS encoding ribonucleotide-diphosphate reductase subunit beta — MTTATLDKLTIPVDPVKAEQILAQKKVIGGERIPGFGLAPLKYPWAYEIYSNMRANHWEPEDIPMQKDVEQWRSDEISDVERWIIKMGIGYFSAAEGIVGDNMIHVICEFVTAPELELVFRRHAHEENIHADSLVYMVSSLGLNPHECEAIFEGVRTVQEKTDFVVANSRSLRRDMDMSLLENKQALARNIFIFGQCMEGTQFYGLFGMILSLYRQNKFPGIGQMFRYTLRDESNHIELLRNLLRDIAAENPEIWTPEFKEELRQTMAQAIQLEKNFIRDCLPVSAVGLNIEDFHQYIDYIADRRLVTCGLEPLVGNVSNPFPWLAEMIDIKKEQNFFEGRVTEYQKSTALGNIDDDEL; from the coding sequence ATGACCACCGCCACCCTCGATAAACTCACCATCCCCGTCGATCCTGTAAAAGCCGAGCAGATCCTTGCTCAGAAAAAGGTCATCGGCGGCGAGCGCATTCCCGGATTCGGTCTGGCTCCGCTGAAATACCCATGGGCCTACGAGATCTACTCGAACATGCGCGCCAACCACTGGGAGCCGGAGGACATCCCCATGCAGAAGGACGTCGAGCAATGGCGCTCCGATGAGATTTCCGACGTCGAACGCTGGATTATCAAAATGGGCATCGGCTACTTCTCCGCTGCCGAGGGCATCGTGGGCGATAACATGATCCACGTGATCTGCGAGTTCGTCACCGCCCCGGAGCTTGAGCTCGTCTTCCGCCGCCACGCGCATGAGGAAAACATCCACGCCGATTCCCTGGTCTACATGGTCAGCTCTCTCGGCCTGAACCCCCACGAGTGTGAAGCCATCTTCGAAGGTGTCCGCACGGTGCAGGAGAAAACCGACTTCGTGGTCGCCAACTCCCGCTCTCTGCGTCGCGATATGGACATGTCCCTGTTGGAAAACAAACAGGCACTCGCACGGAATATCTTCATCTTCGGCCAGTGTATGGAGGGCACCCAGTTCTATGGGCTCTTCGGCATGATCCTCAGCCTTTACCGCCAGAACAAGTTCCCCGGCATCGGTCAGATGTTCCGCTACACCCTGCGTGACGAGTCGAACCACATCGAACTGCTGCGCAACCTGCTGCGCGACATCGCCGCCGAGAACCCCGAGATCTGGACCCCCGAGTTCAAGGAGGAGCTGCGCCAGACCATGGCCCAGGCGATCCAGCTGGAGAAAAACTTCATTCGCGACTGCCTGCCAGTCTCTGCCGTCGGCCTCAACATCGAGGACTTCCACCAATACATCGACTACATCGCCGATCGCCGTCTGGTTACCTGCGGCCTCGAGCCCCTCGTCGGTAACGTCTCGAACCCCTTCCCATGGCTCGCCGAGATGATCGACATCAAGAAGGAGCAAAACTTCTTCGAAGGCCGCGTCACCGAATACCAAAAATCCACCGCCCTAGGAAACATCGATGACGACGAGCTGTAG